The following are encoded together in the Thalassomonas haliotis genome:
- a CDS encoding acyl-CoA dehydrogenase family protein gives MNFELTEDQQMFAETAKQFADAEFAPHAAKWDQEHIFPKDVIAKAGELGFCGLYSPEDVGGLALSRLDSSIIFEQLAMGCTATTAMMTIHNMATWMIATWAKESVKETWCPSLVTGEKLASYCLTEPGAGSDAASLRTSAKRDGDHYVVNGSKVFISGAGDTDVLVVMVRTGKEGPKGISALAIPADLDGIIYGKAEEKLGWNAQPTRQITFDNVKVPVENLLGEEGEGFTIAMKGLDGGRINIATCSIGTAQQALNSAMTYMQEREQFGKPIAGFQGLQFKLADMATELVAARQLVRLAAFKLDNNDPEKTAYCAMAKRFATDIGFQVCDAALQIHGGYGYIKEYPLERHFRDVRVHQILEGTNEIMRVIIARRLLAEGAGLLL, from the coding sequence GTGAATTTTGAGTTAACTGAAGATCAGCAAATGTTTGCTGAAACCGCAAAACAATTTGCCGATGCCGAATTTGCGCCGCATGCGGCCAAATGGGATCAAGAGCATATATTTCCAAAAGACGTGATTGCCAAAGCCGGTGAGCTGGGTTTTTGCGGCTTGTATTCTCCCGAAGATGTCGGCGGCCTGGCACTGAGCCGGTTAGACTCATCGATTATTTTTGAACAACTTGCCATGGGCTGTACCGCAACTACCGCCATGATGACCATACACAATATGGCCACCTGGATGATCGCCACCTGGGCTAAAGAGTCGGTAAAAGAGACCTGGTGCCCTTCCTTAGTGACCGGTGAAAAATTGGCGTCTTATTGTTTAACCGAACCGGGTGCCGGCTCAGATGCCGCTTCACTGCGCACCAGCGCCAAACGTGACGGCGATCATTATGTGGTTAACGGCTCCAAGGTTTTCATTTCCGGCGCCGGTGATACCGATGTGCTGGTGGTGATGGTGCGTACCGGTAAAGAAGGCCCTAAAGGCATTTCTGCCCTGGCGATCCCGGCAGACTTGGACGGCATCATTTATGGCAAAGCGGAAGAAAAGTTAGGCTGGAATGCCCAGCCGACCCGTCAGATCACTTTTGATAACGTGAAAGTGCCGGTGGAGAATTTACTGGGTGAAGAAGGCGAAGGTTTTACCATTGCCATGAAAGGTTTAGACGGCGGGCGCATTAATATTGCCACCTGTTCTATCGGTACTGCCCAGCAGGCATTAAACAGCGCCATGACTTATATGCAGGAGCGGGAACAGTTCGGTAAACCTATTGCCGGTTTCCAGGGCTTACAATTTAAGCTGGCGGATATGGCCACAGAACTGGTCGCGGCGCGTCAACTGGTGCGTTTGGCGGCCTTTAAGCTGGATAATAATGATCCGGAAAAAACTGCCTATTGTGCCATGGCGAAACGTTTTGCCACCGATATAGGTTTCCAGGTTTGTGACGCTGCGCTGCAAATTCACGGCGGTTACGGTTATATCAAGGAATATCCGCTGGAACGCCACTTCCGTGACGTGCGGGTGCACCAGATTTTAGAAGGTACTAATGAAATTATGCGGGTGATCATTGCCCGTCGTTTATTAGCCGAAGGCGCAGGTTTATTGCTTTAG
- a CDS encoding acetyl-CoA C-acyltransferase: protein MSALDPVVIVSAARTPMGGFMGNLSDVTAPQLGASAISAALSRAGIENDQIDEVIMGCVLPAGLKQAPARQAALGADLALSTVCTTINKVCGSGMKAAMFAHDAIASGSIDVAVAGGMESMSNAPYILPKARGGMRMGHGQVLDHMMLDGLENAYDGIAMGCFAQDTADDAEFTREDMDAFALRSLERATSAIDSGAFNDEVAPVTVKTRRGEVLVDTDEQPGNARPDKIPSLRAAFKKDGTITAANSSSISDGAAALVLMKRSEAEKRGLTPLCKVVGHATHAQAPAEFTVAPVGAMKKLLSKVSWTTADVDLYEINEAFAMVTMLAVKELELDINKVNIHGGACALGHPIGASGARLIVTLIHALKNKGLSKGVASLCIGGGEATAIALEML from the coding sequence ATGTCAGCTCTGGATCCTGTCGTTATTGTCTCTGCTGCAAGAACCCCTATGGGCGGTTTTATGGGCAATTTATCCGATGTTACTGCACCGCAATTGGGAGCGAGTGCTATCAGCGCTGCGTTGAGCCGTGCGGGAATTGAAAATGATCAAATCGATGAAGTGATCATGGGGTGTGTTTTGCCTGCAGGTTTAAAACAGGCACCGGCACGTCAGGCTGCACTAGGCGCTGATTTAGCTCTGTCAACCGTATGTACCACTATCAATAAAGTATGTGGTTCGGGTATGAAAGCGGCTATGTTTGCTCATGATGCCATTGCCTCGGGTTCTATCGATGTTGCCGTTGCCGGTGGCATGGAAAGCATGAGTAATGCTCCTTATATCCTGCCAAAAGCCCGCGGCGGTATGCGCATGGGCCATGGCCAGGTATTAGATCACATGATGCTGGACGGCCTGGAAAATGCCTATGACGGTATTGCTATGGGTTGTTTTGCCCAGGATACCGCGGATGATGCCGAATTTACCCGTGAAGATATGGATGCTTTCGCGTTACGTTCTTTAGAACGTGCAACCTCAGCTATCGATTCTGGCGCTTTTAACGATGAAGTTGCCCCGGTTACTGTAAAAACCCGTCGTGGCGAAGTCTTGGTGGATACCGATGAACAGCCGGGCAATGCCCGTCCTGATAAAATCCCTTCATTGCGTGCAGCCTTTAAAAAAGACGGTACTATTACTGCAGCCAACTCCAGCTCAATTTCTGATGGTGCGGCGGCCTTAGTGTTAATGAAGCGCTCTGAAGCGGAAAAACGCGGTTTAACGCCTTTATGTAAAGTTGTCGGCCATGCCACGCATGCACAAGCTCCGGCCGAATTTACCGTGGCGCCTGTGGGGGCCATGAAAAAGCTGTTAAGCAAAGTCAGCTGGACTACGGCAGATGTTGATCTGTATGAAATCAACGAAGCTTTTGCCATGGTCACTATGCTGGCGGTGAAAGAGCTGGAACTGGATATCAATAAAGTCAATATTCACGGCGGTGCCTGTGCCTTAGGTCATCCTATCGGTGCCAGCGGTGCGCGCTTAATCGTTACCCTGATCCATGCCCTGAAAAACAAAGGGCTTTCTAAAGGGGTTGCCTCCTTATGTATCGGTGGTGGTGAAGCTACGGCTATTGCATTAGAAATGCTTTAA
- a CDS encoding MerR family transcriptional regulator has protein sequence MKKTEQTTYSIGDLAKEFDITTRSIRFYEDQGLIAPSRKGQTRIYNQRDRVRLKLILRGKRLGFSLAETGRLFELYDADKTSATQLHTMMELIYQKKADLNQQLKDIKAVLMELNNLEKSCQDTLVAIEQDKQN, from the coding sequence ATGAAAAAAACTGAGCAAACGACCTATTCTATTGGCGACTTGGCCAAAGAGTTTGATATTACCACCCGAAGCATACGTTTTTATGAAGATCAGGGACTGATTGCACCAAGCAGGAAAGGACAAACCCGGATTTATAATCAAAGGGATCGTGTGCGCTTAAAATTAATTTTACGGGGCAAACGCCTGGGCTTTTCCCTGGCGGAAACCGGCCGTTTATTTGAACTTTATGATGCCGATAAAACCAGCGCCACTCAATTACATACTATGATGGAGCTGATTTACCAGAAAAAAGCAGACTTGAATCAGCAGCTCAAAGATATCAAAGCGGTGCTGATGGAACTGAACAATTTAGAAAAGAGCTGTCAGGATACCCTGGTAGCGATTGAGCAAGATAAACAGAACTAA